From a region of the Tursiops truncatus isolate mTurTru1 chromosome 13, mTurTru1.mat.Y, whole genome shotgun sequence genome:
- the MEP1B gene encoding meprin A subunit beta produces the protein MDVDGGIDQDIFDINEDLGLDLFEGDIRLDGVQERNSIVGESYRWPHTIPYVLDDSLEMNARGVILNAFERYRLKTCIDFKPWSGEPNYISVFKGSGCWSSVGNRRVGKQELSIGKGCDRIATVQHEFLHALGFWHEQSRSDRDDYVSIIWDRIISGKKNNFESYDDRQTDSLNVPYDYSSVMHYSKTAFQNGSEPTIVTRIPDFMDVIGQRMDFSDSDILKLNQLYNCSSSLSFMESCDFELENVCGMIQSSEDSADWQRVSQVPEGPESDHSNMGRCKGSGFFMHFNRSSVNEGATAMLGSRILYPKRGFQCLQFFLYNSGSEYDQLNIYVREYSAASVNRTLTLVEEIKDVPIGSWQLYHVTLKVTNKFRVVFGGVRGAGASRGGLSIDDINLSETQCPHHVWHIRNFTQLIGSPSGSVYSPSFYSSKGYAFQIRLNLSSLPNVGMYFHLISGANDDQLEWPCPWQQVTMTILDQNPDIRQRMSNKRSITTDPFMTTGNGDYFWDRPSKVGVQDFFPNGTQFQRGRGYGYSVFMTHERLKSRDFMKGDDVYILLTVEDISHLNTTQNEPTPTLGVNDLCTNFKCENDGICILHNGKAECRCPSGEDWWYMGERCEKRGSTRDTIVIAVSSTVAVFAVMLVITLVSVYCTRKKYHQETSSKTANMTLENQHAL, from the exons ATGG ATGTAGATGGTGGAATTGACCAGGATATATTTGATATCAATGAag ATTTGGGACTGGATCTTTTTGAGGGAGACATCAGACTTGATGGG GTACAAGAAAGAAATTCCATCGTTGGAGAAAGTTATAGATGGCCTCATACTATTCCATATGTTCTAGACGATAGCTTGG aaATGAATGCCAGGGGAGTTATCCTCAATGCATTTGAACGCTATCGCCTAAAAACATGCATTGACTTCAAGCCTTGGTCTGGAGAACCCAACTATATATCAGTGTTCAAGGGCAGTGG CTGCTGGTCTTCAGTGGGAAATAGGCGCGTTGGGAAGCAAGAACTCTCCATCGGAAAGGGCTGTGACAGAATAGCAACAGTGCAACATGAGTTTCTCCACGCACTGGGATTCTGGCATGAACAGTCTCGGTCTGATCGGGATGACTATGTCAGCATAATTTGGGACAGAATTATTTCAG GCAAAAAGAACAATTTTGAATCCTATGATGACCGACAAACAGACTCCCTGAATGTTCCCTATGATTACAGCTCAGTGATGCACTATAGTAAAACTGCATTCCAGAATGGATCAGAACCAACAATTGTGACAAGAATCCCAGACTTCATGGATGTGATCGGCCAACGAATGGATTTCAGTGACTCTGATATCTTAAAGCTGAATCAACTGTATAACTGCT CCTCTTCCTTGAGCTTTATGGAGTCGTGCGATTTTGAACTGGAAAATGTGTGTGGTATGATTCAAAGTTCAGAAGATAGTGCTGACTGGCAACGGGTCTCCCAGGTTCCCGAGGGGCCAGAGAGTGATCACTCCAACATGGGCCGGTGCAAAG GTTCTGGTTTCTTCATGCATTTCAACAGGAGCTCTGTAAATGAGGGGGCCACAGCAATGCTGGGAAGTAGAATACTATACCCTAAACGAGGATTTCAGTGCTtgcaattttttttatataacagtGGAAGTGAATATGACCAACTGAACATCTATGTCAGGGAATATTCTGCAGCCAGTGTGAACAGGACTCTGACCCttgtggaagaaataaaag ATGTACCCATCGGGAGCTGGCAGCTTTACCACGTAACACTGAAAGTGACCAACAAATTTAGAGTGGTATTTGGAGGCGTCAGAGGCGCTGGTGCCTCACGGGGTGGCCTGTCTATTGATGACATCAATCTTTCAGAAACACAGTGCCCTCATCATGTCTGGCATATAAGGAATTTCACACAGCTCATTGGCAGCCCCAGTGGATCTGTCTACAGTccttcattttattcttctaaagGCTATGCCTTTCAGATTCGCTTGAATCTAAGTAGTTTGCCTAATGTAGGAATGTATTTCCACTTGATCTCTGGAGCCAATGATGATCAATTAGAGTGGCCATGTCCTTGGCAACAAGTCACGATGACCATCTTGGATCAAAATCCTGACATTCGGCAGCGTATGTCCAACAAGCGGAGTATAACTACAGACCCATTTATGACCACCG GTAATGGAGACTATTTTTGGGACAGGCCTTCCAAAGTGGGAGTACAAGATTTTTTCCCTAATGGAACTCAGTTTCAAAGAGGTAGGGGCTATGGATACAGTGTCTTTATGACCCATGAGAGGCTGAAAAGCAGAGATTTTATGAAAGGAGATGATGTTTATATCCTCCTGACAGTGGAAG ACATATCCCACCTTAATACTACACAAAATGAGCCAACCCCGACCTTGGGCGTCAATGACCTTTGCACAAACTTTAAATGTGAGAATGATGGCATTTGCATTCTCCATAATGGCAAAGCTGAGTGCAG GTGTCCGTCAGGGGAAGACTGGTGGTACATGGGAGAAAGGTGTGAAAAGAGAGGCTCAACTCGAGACACCATTGTGATTGCCGTGTCTTCCACTGTTGCTGTGTTTGCTGTGATGCTGGTCATCACCCTTGTCAGTGTCTACTGTACCAGGAAAAAGTATCATCAAGAGACAAGTTCAAAGACAGCAAATATGACTCTGGAAAAT CAACATGCACTTTGA